A single window of Rubripirellula lacrimiformis DNA harbors:
- a CDS encoding ExeA family protein, whose product MQSSNSTYNVPPFPAFPSVSRYVALGSIEDAVTRVGRSIDAQEAISLVIGPPGTGKSLICNLLVKRYQKTHDVVVLGDTTIEDRAAFLRHLLHHLGCEYARTPDNDLHLALVDRVCGPDASDRGLLIVVDEAQSLAREVLESIRMVTNIMRSGQPRVTAVVCGGMKLDEVLIDPSLESFVQRVSTRCYLHPMNSQETRCYIQETIRHCGAEPDQTISDEAIAAIHHAASGVPRLVNQMMTQAIDCAEESDESVITEAVVDRAWATLQQLPSPMIEEPALKSANAGSPIEFGELSSLESSQPAQPVPCDSSDESDDCNWEEPGGEVDDIRVEPATAMWVDESDAGADATLESEPDECDAAALLRTTPLPAALFGDFEIEEDVDLNAVAASAHNASFGDGCSNDDLAGRSVDHACSVEMEATAPSVPAAHIPAAAPAAATSEAAKSVHQPAAVSEPVPMSGVRSTTNLEAMLHQEIIGMSSYDDSVMIMPEPVAERPEVLSLESPSFDDGGHDINASQDIDWDSDDRGAAAPTNHCQPLGYDDQQSFDGGLRLAHDDSDMLVIEDEMDLTRTDPGSKSEGAPRSVTIDFQSMLSRMRTGS is encoded by the coding sequence ATGCAATCTTCCAACAGCACATACAACGTTCCACCGTTTCCGGCATTTCCAAGCGTTAGCCGTTACGTGGCACTGGGCAGTATCGAAGACGCGGTGACTCGAGTCGGTCGCAGCATCGACGCCCAGGAAGCCATTTCGTTGGTGATCGGCCCTCCCGGAACTGGCAAGTCGCTGATCTGCAACCTGTTGGTCAAACGCTATCAAAAGACGCACGACGTCGTGGTGCTTGGCGATACAACGATCGAAGATCGGGCTGCGTTCTTGCGCCATCTGCTGCATCACCTTGGCTGCGAATACGCTCGCACACCCGACAACGATCTGCATCTGGCCTTGGTCGATCGCGTTTGTGGGCCCGATGCGTCCGACCGAGGACTGCTGATCGTCGTCGACGAAGCACAGTCGCTCGCTCGCGAAGTGCTTGAATCGATCCGGATGGTCACCAACATCATGCGATCGGGTCAGCCACGTGTGACGGCCGTGGTTTGCGGTGGCATGAAACTGGACGAAGTCCTGATTGATCCATCGTTGGAATCGTTTGTCCAACGCGTGTCGACGCGATGCTATCTGCATCCGATGAACAGCCAAGAAACACGCTGCTATATCCAAGAAACCATTCGCCACTGTGGTGCCGAACCGGATCAAACCATCAGTGACGAAGCGATTGCGGCGATCCATCATGCCGCCAGCGGTGTGCCTCGTTTGGTCAACCAAATGATGACGCAAGCGATCGATTGCGCCGAGGAATCTGACGAATCGGTGATCACCGAAGCGGTTGTCGATCGCGCTTGGGCAACGCTGCAACAATTGCCTAGCCCGATGATCGAAGAACCGGCCTTGAAATCGGCCAACGCCGGGTCACCGATCGAATTCGGCGAACTTAGCAGTTTGGAATCAAGCCAGCCGGCCCAACCGGTGCCATGCGATTCATCCGATGAATCCGACGACTGCAATTGGGAAGAACCCGGCGGCGAGGTGGATGATATTCGCGTGGAACCGGCGACCGCGATGTGGGTAGACGAATCCGATGCTGGGGCCGACGCGACCTTGGAATCCGAGCCGGATGAATGCGATGCCGCAGCACTGCTTCGGACCACTCCGCTGCCTGCCGCCTTGTTTGGTGACTTTGAAATCGAAGAAGACGTCGACCTGAATGCTGTCGCCGCGTCCGCACACAACGCGTCGTTCGGTGACGGGTGTTCCAACGACGACCTAGCCGGCCGATCCGTCGACCACGCCTGCAGCGTTGAAATGGAAGCAACGGCTCCGTCGGTGCCTGCTGCCCACATCCCCGCAGCGGCACCCGCAGCGGCCACGTCCGAGGCAGCGAAATCGGTGCATCAGCCGGCCGCTGTTTCCGAACCCGTGCCGATGTCGGGCGTTCGATCGACCACAAACTTGGAAGCGATGTTGCATCAAGAGATCATCGGAATGTCTAGCTACGACGATTCGGTGATGATCATGCCGGAACCTGTTGCAGAGCGTCCAGAAGTATTGAGCTTGGAAAGCCCTTCGTTTGACGACGGTGGTCACGACATCAATGCGTCGCAAGACATCGATTGGGACAGCGACGACCGTGGCGCCGCGGCGCCGACAAACCACTGTCAACCATTGGGATACGATGATCAGCAAAGTTTCGATGGTGGTCTGCGACTGGCGCATGATGACAGCGATATGCTGGTGATCGAAGACGAAATGGATCTGACACGAACCGATCCTGGTTCGAAATCGGAAGGTGCACCGCGAAGCGTCACCATCGATTTCCAATCCATGCTCTCGCGTATGCGAACCGGCAGTTAA
- a CDS encoding protein kinase family protein — MLKRGFQFAPGYRLQEFLGRGQFGQVWRATAPGGAAAAVKFIDLSDGQGQKEYDGVRRVKQIRHANLMPITAIWLLDGEGKVIEEAPDVANETIDLSIVEGKGQSGLFVPQHEVEPSWLAVSMLLGGQSLQARLRDCVKSGLPGIPPKELISYMDESAKGIDFLNSPIHDLGDGPIAIQHSDIKPANIVLIGSSAVVCDFGLARILTRNQVTATSAAGTPAYMAPEAISGKPSRSSDQYALAVTYYHLRTGTLPVNDGSLWEVLDAHRQGNLHLDQVSPAEQEVIRKATDLKWEQRFETNVDMVDALRDALRAEGQTKPSFVASGAGISGFASPTPSGTAAETADLGNLSTAGEDFTATLDTVPDAVPTEPFAVSATQALASDQSTAEGFFDETIASVPIAGTATGATIGTHTGGENGRAAGNRFHPKVVAGVVGGGLVLLFIAIVAMGGGDSQDDAGDGSASVSKTEQSEASGHNGGDKDVAETKPIVVGPDGGQRTADQWMTSAIELLATDPVAASEQFGKAMATDVSLAVPATIRMPGHQGEVNRIIGSADRLVSIAEDAEPFVWNLNQHSDGGASDQPVAPEKLVGHQDMATLVQISPDGKRLLSGGFDATPRLWDLTADQVASTVLPIEGETSEVLAATWHPTLPIVVTGSRGKRIGIWEIGPGTTASPNGSVNGAAFFADQEISQLAIDPDSKWLAAVARKDPVANDVEAVVYPWNAIDATRQTPSSVPAIDFGAVDAKQIGFASPRGDLATLVVGSRGGSVALYGLSDVPDQSPTLIDLANSPHSGQVEAMKIVRKPDHDVIVTGGADGSIHRWQLGSIATAARLDLSSQSVLGLDVSADGRWIAAAMMDGSVWLVDGESDRLGAAYQILDSGGEAWSVWIDPAGRWLVAGYDDGVIRRWDLRHVQLLVMTHPTPLRTMELPKEAPRSDQLSRL; from the coding sequence ATGCTGAAACGTGGATTCCAATTCGCCCCGGGATACCGGCTGCAAGAATTCCTCGGGCGAGGGCAGTTTGGTCAAGTTTGGCGGGCAACCGCTCCCGGTGGCGCCGCTGCGGCAGTCAAGTTCATTGATCTTTCGGACGGGCAGGGGCAAAAGGAATACGACGGCGTTCGACGAGTCAAACAGATTCGGCACGCCAATCTGATGCCGATCACTGCCATCTGGTTGCTTGATGGTGAAGGCAAGGTGATCGAAGAGGCGCCCGACGTTGCCAACGAAACGATCGATCTGTCGATCGTCGAAGGCAAAGGTCAATCGGGGCTGTTCGTTCCCCAGCATGAAGTCGAACCGAGTTGGTTGGCGGTTTCGATGTTGTTGGGGGGACAGAGTTTGCAGGCCAGGCTGCGTGATTGTGTCAAATCGGGACTGCCGGGGATCCCGCCCAAGGAACTGATTTCGTACATGGACGAATCGGCCAAAGGCATCGATTTCCTGAATTCGCCCATCCACGACTTGGGCGATGGCCCGATCGCGATCCAACACAGTGATATCAAGCCAGCCAACATCGTGCTGATCGGATCATCCGCAGTGGTTTGTGACTTTGGGCTGGCTCGCATCCTGACTCGCAACCAGGTCACCGCGACCAGCGCGGCGGGCACGCCGGCGTACATGGCCCCCGAGGCGATCAGCGGAAAGCCGTCGCGTTCCAGTGACCAATATGCGTTGGCCGTCACGTACTACCATCTGCGAACCGGAACTCTGCCGGTCAACGATGGATCGTTGTGGGAAGTGCTGGATGCCCACCGCCAAGGCAATCTGCATCTGGACCAAGTCAGTCCCGCCGAACAAGAAGTGATTCGAAAAGCGACCGACCTGAAATGGGAACAGCGTTTCGAAACCAACGTCGATATGGTCGACGCATTGCGGGATGCGCTGCGTGCCGAAGGGCAAACGAAGCCTAGCTTTGTGGCGTCCGGTGCGGGAATTTCCGGATTCGCATCGCCCACCCCGTCGGGGACAGCTGCTGAAACGGCCGACTTGGGCAATCTTTCGACCGCTGGTGAAGACTTCACCGCGACCTTGGACACCGTTCCCGATGCCGTGCCCACCGAACCGTTCGCCGTGTCCGCGACTCAGGCATTGGCATCCGATCAATCCACCGCCGAAGGATTTTTCGACGAAACGATCGCGTCGGTGCCAATTGCTGGCACAGCCACGGGGGCGACAATCGGGACGCATACCGGTGGGGAGAATGGCCGTGCCGCCGGCAACCGCTTCCATCCCAAAGTCGTTGCCGGAGTCGTCGGCGGCGGCTTGGTGCTGCTGTTCATTGCCATCGTCGCGATGGGGGGGGGCGACAGCCAGGATGATGCGGGCGATGGGTCAGCGTCAGTGTCCAAGACCGAGCAATCCGAGGCTTCAGGCCATAACGGTGGCGACAAAGATGTTGCCGAAACGAAGCCTATCGTGGTCGGGCCGGACGGGGGACAGCGGACTGCGGACCAATGGATGACCAGCGCGATCGAACTTTTGGCGACCGACCCCGTGGCGGCTTCGGAACAATTCGGCAAGGCGATGGCGACCGATGTCAGTTTGGCTGTGCCAGCGACCATCCGGATGCCAGGCCATCAGGGCGAAGTGAACCGCATCATCGGATCTGCGGACCGCTTGGTATCGATCGCCGAAGATGCAGAGCCATTCGTATGGAACTTGAACCAGCATTCGGATGGCGGAGCTTCCGACCAACCGGTTGCACCGGAAAAGTTGGTGGGGCATCAGGACATGGCGACGTTGGTCCAGATTTCGCCGGATGGCAAGCGGTTGCTATCGGGCGGCTTTGACGCGACGCCGCGATTGTGGGATCTGACCGCGGATCAAGTGGCCAGCACCGTGTTGCCGATCGAAGGCGAGACGAGTGAAGTGTTGGCGGCCACCTGGCACCCAACGCTGCCCATCGTCGTGACCGGTTCCAGAGGGAAGCGAATCGGAATCTGGGAAATCGGGCCAGGCACCACCGCATCGCCCAACGGTTCTGTCAACGGAGCCGCTTTTTTTGCCGACCAGGAAATCTCTCAACTAGCAATCGATCCGGATTCGAAATGGCTGGCCGCGGTGGCCAGAAAGGATCCTGTCGCGAACGATGTCGAAGCGGTGGTGTATCCCTGGAACGCGATCGACGCGACTCGCCAAACGCCATCATCGGTGCCGGCCATTGATTTTGGTGCGGTCGATGCCAAGCAGATTGGTTTTGCCAGTCCTCGTGGTGATTTGGCAACCTTGGTGGTCGGCAGCCGCGGTGGCAGCGTGGCCCTGTACGGTTTATCGGATGTGCCGGATCAGTCACCCACGTTGATCGATCTTGCCAATTCGCCTCACAGCGGCCAGGTCGAAGCGATGAAGATTGTTCGGAAGCCCGATCATGACGTGATTGTCACCGGCGGCGCCGATGGATCGATCCATCGTTGGCAGCTGGGATCGATCGCCACGGCCGCACGTCTGGATCTGTCGTCGCAGTCCGTGTTGGGGCTGGATGTTTCGGCCGATGGTCGTTGGATCGCAGCAGCGATGATGGACGGCAGCGTGTGGTTGGTGGATGGCGAGTCGGACCGGCTTGGGGCGGCCTACCAAATCCTCGACTCCGGCGGCGAAGCGTGGTCGGTGTGGATTGACCCCGCCGGGCGTTGGCTGGTGGCCGGTTACGACGATGGCGTGATCCGACGCTGGGATCTGCGCCATGTCCAATTGCTGGTGATGACCCATCCGACGCCGCTGCGGACGATGGAACTGCCTAAGGAAGCGCCGCGGTCCGACCAGTTGTCTCGGCTTTGA
- a CDS encoding TerB family tellurite resistance protein — protein sequence MPQTFRLRARRPWLTLYFIPTVPIGGPELFVQCDQCKQTWDPTVMQMDQATHEMAAAEQFVDETIRSAVVVTLIDGSISEAEIAALLDLGSDRLGREFDREELGRLCSIAQQNGIKAANYVLTVSTRWDQGQRVEALQAMFLAASAEGELSDEKLKVLAEMREILNLSDNEYEAAIEATLR from the coding sequence GTGCCCCAGACGTTCCGGCTGCGGGCCCGTCGGCCCTGGTTGACGCTGTATTTCATCCCCACCGTTCCGATTGGGGGGCCCGAATTGTTTGTCCAGTGCGATCAGTGCAAACAGACCTGGGATCCGACCGTGATGCAGATGGATCAGGCCACTCATGAAATGGCCGCTGCAGAGCAGTTCGTGGACGAAACCATCCGGTCCGCCGTCGTAGTGACATTGATCGACGGATCGATCAGCGAAGCAGAGATTGCCGCGCTGTTGGATTTGGGGTCCGACAGACTGGGCCGTGAATTCGACCGAGAAGAACTGGGCCGATTGTGCTCGATCGCCCAACAGAATGGGATCAAAGCCGCCAACTATGTGTTGACGGTTTCGACACGCTGGGATCAAGGCCAACGTGTCGAGGCGCTGCAGGCGATGTTCTTGGCCGCCAGCGCCGAAGGCGAACTGAGCGACGAGAAGCTGAAAGTGCTGGCCGAGATGCGAGAAATTTTGAATCTGTCGGACAACGAATACGAAGCCGCCATCGAAGCAACGCTCCGGTAA
- a CDS encoding flagellin N-terminal helical domain-containing protein, giving the protein MALLPISATRTSTPLSNQRLLFQLNNDQLAIQRQYDQLSTGQRVLSLSDDPAAANRAITLHRSIDNSNQLVRNATSTRSFYQAADDSLAQIDNALIEARGAAVLGAQNVISDDERAALGATLQQTIDRVVAAGNSMFRDHQQLGGFLNSASSFNYDQKDIVFSGKSAIGRTEIGAGTPAEINLTANAALGANAVIVDGTSLDAALDADSRLVDLRQGRGVVPGEIRLSGGGNWVDLDLSNAATIGDVVELISTIKLDDRPVVASLTNDGIRIEYQDGLGGTLAIADGVGSTMAAELAISNPTGVQAPPIIGDRLSPRVTSATKISDLANGAGLDLSDGIQIIQGDKTFTVNFDGAEDLSDVLIAINRSGADVTAELDQAEGRIVLRSQRMGVDYSIGENGGDTAAALGIRSADTTTSLASLGRDRGLALNPNSSDLTIIRPDGVELEFDLEGAETIADVIDLIRNHPQNQDTRRVLVDLNDFGNGLQLKAPPGAGALTVTQTAVSNAGTRLGLIPLGQNTSSGGVVGSVDTIVGEDYATRDAGGALDTLLRLQRAVESGDGPEIERLQAKLDIDLDRASRVRGKVGVWTQNLDQLQETTETRVIQLRAQLSEEIDADLTEVISELGQRQVSLEASLRIIGQTASMTVLNYL; this is encoded by the coding sequence ATGGCACTTCTACCAATCTCGGCGACTCGAACCAGCACCCCGCTTTCGAATCAACGGCTGTTGTTCCAACTGAACAACGACCAGCTAGCGATCCAGCGTCAATACGACCAACTCAGCACCGGTCAACGGGTATTGAGTCTGTCGGACGATCCGGCCGCAGCCAACCGCGCGATCACCTTGCATCGCAGCATCGACAACAGCAATCAGTTGGTCCGAAACGCGACCAGCACACGCAGCTTTTATCAGGCAGCCGACGATTCGTTGGCACAGATCGACAACGCTCTGATCGAAGCTCGCGGGGCCGCCGTGCTGGGTGCCCAAAACGTGATTTCCGACGACGAACGTGCGGCCCTGGGCGCAACGTTGCAGCAGACGATCGACCGAGTCGTGGCAGCCGGAAATTCGATGTTCCGCGATCACCAACAACTGGGCGGCTTTCTGAATTCCGCCAGTTCGTTCAATTACGATCAAAAAGACATCGTTTTTAGCGGAAAAAGTGCGATCGGCCGAACGGAGATCGGTGCGGGGACGCCCGCCGAAATCAACCTGACCGCCAACGCAGCCCTGGGTGCCAACGCGGTCATCGTCGACGGCACATCGCTGGACGCCGCCCTGGACGCCGATTCGCGGTTGGTCGACCTGCGACAAGGCCGCGGCGTGGTACCGGGCGAGATCAGGTTGTCGGGCGGTGGCAACTGGGTCGACCTAGACCTCAGCAACGCAGCGACCATCGGTGACGTCGTCGAACTGATCTCCACCATCAAACTGGATGATCGCCCTGTCGTCGCATCGCTGACCAATGATGGTATCCGCATCGAATACCAAGATGGGCTGGGCGGAACGCTAGCAATCGCCGATGGTGTCGGCAGCACCATGGCTGCAGAGCTAGCGATCAGCAACCCGACCGGAGTTCAAGCTCCGCCAATTATCGGCGATCGCCTGTCCCCGCGGGTAACGTCGGCGACGAAGATATCGGACCTGGCCAACGGGGCCGGGTTGGACCTGTCCGACGGTATCCAAATCATCCAAGGCGACAAGACGTTCACCGTCAACTTCGACGGTGCCGAGGACCTCAGCGACGTGCTGATTGCGATCAACCGCAGCGGCGCGGACGTGACGGCCGAACTGGATCAAGCCGAAGGCCGCATCGTGCTGCGGTCCCAGCGGATGGGCGTCGACTATTCGATCGGCGAAAATGGTGGCGACACGGCCGCCGCACTGGGCATTCGATCAGCCGACACCACCACATCCTTGGCTTCGCTGGGGCGTGACCGTGGGCTAGCTCTGAATCCGAACTCATCCGATCTAACCATTATCCGCCCCGATGGCGTGGAATTGGAATTCGATCTGGAGGGTGCCGAGACGATCGCGGATGTGATCGATCTGATTCGCAACCACCCACAAAACCAAGACACCCGCCGCGTTTTGGTGGATCTGAACGATTTTGGCAACGGATTGCAACTGAAGGCGCCCCCCGGAGCGGGAGCTTTGACGGTCACGCAAACCGCGGTGTCCAACGCCGGTACGCGATTGGGGCTGATCCCGCTGGGGCAAAACACCAGTTCGGGCGGCGTCGTCGGTTCGGTCGACACGATCGTGGGCGAGGATTATGCCACGCGAGATGCCGGCGGGGCCCTGGACACGCTTTTGCGTCTGCAGCGGGCGGTCGAGTCCGGTGACGGGCCCGAGATCGAACGATTGCAGGCCAAGCTGGACATCGATCTGGACCGTGCTTCAAGAGTTCGCGGCAAGGTGGGCGTCTGGACTCAGAATCTGGACCAACTGCAAGAGACCACCGAAACGCGGGTGATCCAGTTGCGAGCCCAGCTATCCGAAGAGATCGATGCCGACCTGACCGAGGTGATCAGCGAACTGGGGCAGCGTCAGGTGTCGTTGGAAGCATCGCTGCGGATCATCGGACAAACGGCCAGCATGACCGTGCTGAACTATTTGTAA
- the fliW gene encoding flagellar assembly protein FliW: protein MRIDTQRFGTLRLNANQLFLFPQGLIGMETLRQWALLPDPQNASVAWLQSASRGDRAIALVSPRAFFEDYRVHVTRRELACLHMQPGAEMYVMTTVSGHVGKLTTNLRSPLLLNLSRRLGCQVITSDEQPIQRSLPLAQAAADSMVQSLRKAA from the coding sequence ATGCGGATCGACACGCAACGCTTCGGCACTCTTCGTCTGAATGCCAACCAACTCTTCCTGTTTCCACAGGGATTGATAGGGATGGAAACGCTGCGTCAGTGGGCATTGTTGCCCGATCCGCAGAATGCTTCTGTGGCTTGGCTGCAGAGTGCGTCACGCGGTGACCGGGCGATCGCATTGGTCAGCCCGCGAGCATTCTTCGAGGATTATCGGGTCCACGTCACCCGCCGGGAACTGGCGTGTTTGCACATGCAGCCGGGTGCCGAAATGTATGTCATGACGACCGTTTCAGGGCACGTCGGCAAACTGACGACCAACCTGCGTTCACCGCTGCTACTGAACCTTAGCCGCCGCTTAGGGTGTCAGGTCATCACCAGCGACGAACAACCCATCCAACGATCGCTGCCGCTGGCTCAGGCCGCCGCCGATTCGATGGTTCAGTCTTTGCGGAAAGCCGCGTAA
- the csrA gene encoding carbon storage regulator CsrA codes for MLVLSRHRDESIMIGDDVVVTIVDIRGDKVRLGIEAPQSIPVHRQEVYDAIQRENRRATQTGTGATKDVQPPKG; via the coding sequence ATGCTCGTCCTTTCCAGGCACCGCGACGAAAGCATCATGATTGGCGACGATGTCGTGGTGACCATCGTTGACATCCGAGGCGACAAAGTTCGTCTGGGCATCGAAGCACCACAATCGATCCCCGTTCACCGGCAAGAAGTCTACGATGCGATTCAGCGGGAAAACCGCCGAGCCACCCAGACTGGCACCGGTGCAACCAAAGACGTCCAGCCGCCCAAAGGCTGA
- a CDS encoding ArnT family glycosyltransferase, whose amino-acid sequence MNPLRWLAATPYRYPAVLVGYFALHVIVRASLSSSLTFDEAEQVYLSQWWHVGYNGQPPLYTWLQTPILDTIGQAALALPLLKNLFLLLTYLCVYGAVGRATGNRVTGIAASAAMLTMPQIAWESHRDLSHTVAALFAATWLFWAIVNVRQRPSMAGYLAIGFATAAGLLFKYNFAVILVAFMGAALSIDSFRARLLDTRIVAAIAIALVCIAPHYLWAMEHLETASSKAMEQLLPSEPLSLGRRIELGLLALAGSTFSTCSATCILFSIAFRERLFPRWFRVRNSLPEPVNEKPKRLADAIANVLADDVTCLVERTMIGVAAIMLILAASGNAIDTKNHWLQPYLFLLPVYLVMRFFSRSHIRGLRPQGNDVRTFDIGGGRLGITTGCLALVVLAVVVGRPLTASVRGDYSWLNMPFDTVAEEIKRIHPQPDMIAASNIRFAGNLRAHFPDMPVITISDLPFRRPAGLSFPPKDTDRILLVVDRKSDGDGQGGLRRLSQSVETTLAAIDTRWHDVDIRYQYGSGDTTHFRFCEVAGMGTAIKSGELPPGVDVPVTGYPDGRRPVHRIAELPDLTY is encoded by the coding sequence ATGAACCCTTTGCGTTGGTTGGCGGCAACTCCCTATCGATATCCGGCTGTTTTGGTGGGGTATTTTGCACTGCACGTAATCGTGCGTGCTTCGCTGTCATCGTCGTTGACATTTGACGAAGCGGAACAGGTCTATCTTTCTCAGTGGTGGCACGTCGGATACAACGGCCAACCGCCGCTGTACACGTGGCTGCAGACACCGATTCTGGACACGATTGGCCAGGCGGCATTGGCTCTGCCGCTGCTGAAGAACCTGTTCCTGTTGTTGACCTACCTGTGCGTCTATGGTGCGGTTGGCCGGGCGACTGGGAATCGGGTGACCGGGATCGCTGCGTCGGCAGCCATGTTGACGATGCCCCAGATCGCATGGGAAAGCCACCGAGATCTATCGCACACCGTTGCCGCACTTTTTGCAGCCACTTGGTTGTTTTGGGCGATTGTCAACGTTCGCCAACGACCTAGCATGGCCGGATATTTGGCGATCGGTTTTGCGACCGCGGCCGGTTTGCTGTTCAAATACAACTTTGCTGTCATTTTGGTTGCCTTCATGGGGGCAGCCTTGTCGATCGATTCGTTTCGGGCCCGATTGTTGGACACTCGGATCGTGGCCGCGATCGCCATTGCCCTCGTCTGCATCGCGCCGCACTACCTGTGGGCGATGGAGCACCTGGAAACGGCGTCGTCGAAGGCCATGGAGCAGTTGTTGCCTAGCGAGCCGCTTTCGCTTGGACGAAGGATCGAGTTGGGATTGCTAGCGCTTGCGGGTTCGACATTTTCGACTTGTTCGGCGACCTGCATCTTGTTTTCCATCGCGTTCCGCGAGCGGCTGTTTCCACGCTGGTTTCGCGTTCGGAATTCACTGCCCGAACCGGTGAACGAAAAACCCAAGCGTTTGGCTGACGCGATTGCAAATGTGCTGGCCGACGATGTCACGTGCTTGGTCGAACGGACCATGATTGGCGTCGCAGCGATCATGTTGATCTTGGCTGCGTCGGGCAACGCGATTGACACCAAAAATCATTGGCTGCAGCCCTATCTGTTCCTGCTGCCTGTGTATCTGGTGATGCGATTTTTCAGTCGCAGTCACATCCGCGGACTTCGGCCACAGGGCAACGACGTTCGCACCTTTGACATCGGTGGTGGGCGATTGGGCATCACCACGGGATGCTTGGCACTAGTGGTTCTTGCCGTCGTGGTTGGACGACCGCTGACCGCGTCGGTGCGAGGTGACTATTCGTGGCTGAACATGCCGTTTGATACGGTTGCCGAAGAGATCAAGCGGATTCATCCGCAGCCCGACATGATTGCGGCATCGAACATTCGATTCGCCGGAAATCTGCGGGCGCACTTTCCGGACATGCCGGTGATCACGATCAGCGATCTTCCGTTTCGGCGTCCGGCGGGACTAAGTTTCCCCCCCAAAGACACCGACCGAATTCTGTTGGTTGTCGATCGCAAAAGCGACGGTGATGGCCAGGGCGGACTGCGACGGCTAAGTCAGTCGGTCGAAACGACACTGGCAGCCATCGATACGCGTTGGCACGACGTCGACATCCGGTACCAGTACGGTTCGGGCGACACGACTCATTTTCGCTTCTGCGAAGTAGCCGGAATGGGGACAGCGATCAAGAGCGGGGAGTTGCCGCCGGGAGTCGATGTTCCCGTGACCGGATATCCCGACGGACGTCGCCCGGTGCATCGAATTGCCGAATTGCCCGATCTGACGTATTGA
- a CDS encoding glycosyltransferase family 2 protein codes for MSDLDNKTLAANTPGDDVLAAKSSDVVDLSIIVPLYNESESVGPLVAQIEAALTSAAKSVGRAEIVLVDDGSTDGTYAVAAKVSESVATETRVVSLRRNFGQTAAMQAGIDASRGRIVATIDGDLQNDPADIPRMVQHLEDNGLDLLCGRRERRKDAFLLRKIPSWIANRLISRVTGVKISDYGCSLKIYRGEVIRDVQLVGEMHRFIPAWVAKITSPDRIGEIGVRHHARQFGQSKYGISRTFRVVLDLLSVLFFMRYRARPGHFFGSIGLVLAAIGTAMLSIVGFAKFGLGQDIGNRPMLIVGAFALCTAVQLIAIGILAEMVSRIYMELPGQGNYIVRQEHTNFDDAEQASPSILAPYRRNAA; via the coding sequence ATGAGCGATTTGGACAACAAAACTTTGGCCGCAAACACACCGGGCGACGACGTCCTAGCCGCTAAATCGTCGGATGTGGTTGACCTTTCGATTATCGTTCCGCTGTACAACGAATCCGAATCCGTGGGCCCGCTGGTCGCACAGATCGAGGCTGCTTTGACGTCGGCTGCGAAGTCGGTGGGTCGCGCCGAAATCGTGTTGGTCGATGACGGCAGTACGGACGGAACTTACGCCGTAGCCGCCAAGGTCAGCGAATCGGTTGCCACCGAGACTCGTGTGGTCTCCTTGCGAAGAAACTTCGGTCAAACCGCGGCGATGCAGGCCGGAATCGATGCCTCGCGGGGACGAATTGTCGCCACCATCGACGGGGATCTGCAAAACGATCCCGCTGATATCCCACGCATGGTCCAGCATCTCGAAGACAACGGGTTGGATCTGCTGTGCGGTCGCCGCGAACGACGCAAAGACGCGTTCCTATTGCGAAAAATCCCCTCCTGGATCGCCAACCGGCTGATATCGCGAGTCACGGGAGTCAAGATTTCCGACTATGGCTGCAGCCTTAAAATCTATCGCGGTGAAGTGATCCGTGATGTTCAATTGGTGGGCGAAATGCATCGCTTCATCCCAGCCTGGGTCGCAAAAATCACATCGCCGGACCGCATCGGCGAAATCGGTGTTCGTCACCATGCTCGCCAATTCGGACAGTCCAAGTACGGGATTTCACGAACCTTTCGCGTCGTGTTGGATCTACTTTCGGTGTTGTTCTTCATGCGATACCGGGCACGTCCTGGTCACTTCTTTGGATCGATCGGATTGGTCCTAGCGGCGATCGGAACGGCCATGTTGTCGATCGTTGGATTCGCCAAATTCGGGCTTGGTCAAGACATTGGCAATCGGCCGATGCTGATCGTCGGTGCCTTCGCTCTGTGCACGGCGGTGCAGTTGATCGCGATCGGAATTTTGGCCGAGATGGTTTCCCGGATCTATATGGAACTTCCGGGCCAAGGCAACTACATCGTTCGACAAGAGCACACAAATTTCGATGACGCCGAACAAGCGTCTCCATCGATTCTGGCCCCCTATCGGCGAAATGCGGCATGA